Genomic segment of Sulfurimonas sp.:
ACAAAGTGAAATACAGGTGTCATTTTTACCTGCATTTTTTTTGGTGCATCGTTTTTATGTATATTTACATACACAGGAATATAGTTCTCGTTAATATAACTATATATCATCTCATCTATAAATACATTCTCTTTCATAAACTCACAAGCACCACAGTCTTCTCTGTTCATAAATAGAAGCATCGGCTTTTTTTGTTTTTTAGATAATTTAACAGCTTCAGTATAAGTTTTTATCCACTTTATATTTTCCGATGCACTTACAGTTAGTGTCATTAATATAATTAAAATTATACTCTTCATATACTATAGCCCTTTTACTTCGTAACTATTGCAAAGCTAAGTTCAAGTATCTCTTTATGCTCTTTAATATATTTATTTAGCTCATCTAAACTTAACTCTTTGATCTTTTCCAGTTCTATTTCTGAATTGTCTAAAGGAAGACCCCTATAGTAGTGTTGAAAAGTTCTGCTGAGTCTTTGACTTAAAGTCTCAACTCTTAAAGGCTCACTTCCAAGTAAAAACTTCTTAGTTTGATCCAGTTCATCTTGTGTAACACCTTTTTTTACAAACTCTTTTATTACATTTTTTACTGTTTTTTTAGCATCATCCATCGATTCTATTTTTGTTTGAAGATAACCGCTAAAATATGAAGAAGATTTATTTACGTTTACTCTGGCATAAGCAGAATATGCAAGTCCTTTTTTTACTCTGATCTCTTCCATCAGACGGCTTCCAAAACCACCAGTACCCAATATAAAAGTAGCTACACGAGCTTTAAAATAATCATCATCGCTAACTTTCATATTATAAGGCGAACCAAAGTATACATAAGCTTGTTCAGTCTCTTTTTTTAGAATATTCTCATTAGCTTTATCTGTAACATTATATGTTTTCAGTTCAGACATCTTTCCTTCTGGCATTTTAGAAATTATATTTTTTAATTTTGTTTTTACATCGTTTAAAGCTATATCTCCGCCTACTACTACAATTAGTCTGCTGCTTACAATATGCTCTTTTAAAAAGCTTTTTATGTCTTTGAGATCTATAGATTTTACACTATCTATCGTTCCTGATGATGGATTAGCTAAAGGGGTATTTTTAAACATTATAGATTTCAACTCGTTTGATGCCACATAATCAAAATCATTTTGCTTTCTTGCCAATGCCCCAAGTCTAACCGTTTTTACTTTCTTTAGTGCATCGTTGCTCAAGTTTGGATCGCCTAAAAGCATATCAAAATACTTTAGTGCATCGTCAAACTCCTCTTTAATACTTCCAACTTCTATAACAAAAGTCTCTCGACCTGTTGTTGCAGAAATATGTATAGCTTTAGCTTCTAGTGCTTCTGCAAACTTAGATGAGCCTAATTTTTTAGTACCCTCACCCATCATAGATGCACTTAGTTTTGCAAGTCCCGCTTTATCATCGTCTTCTATACTTCCAGAGTTTTGAAAAACAAACTGCATGTTTACAAGCGGTAGTCTTTTGTCTTTTTCAAAAATTACCGGTATTTTAAGATCATCTACTTTTATATATTCTACTTTTGCTGCCATTAAAATTTGTCCTGTTAAAAAAAATAATACTAAGAGTTTTAACATCTTAAAATCTCTCTAAAATCTCATATGCCGTATTTCTAATTGCAGGATGTTCACCAACGTCACGAATCAGATGTATCATCTCATCTTTTGCCATTGCAAAACTTGCTCCTGCAGAACTTACAACATTCTCTTCCATCATAGTTGAACCAAGATCGTTTGCACCAAATTTTAATGCCAACTGACCAATATACGGCCCCTGAGTAACCCATGAACTTTGAATATTAGGGACATTATCAAGATATAATCTTGCAACTGCTAATAGTCTTAAGTAACGGTTTGATGATGGTTTTTCCATATCTGGGATCTGACGTAATAGTTCAGTATTTTTGCCTTGGAAACTCCACATAATAAATGCACGAAATCCGCCTGTTTCATCTTGAAGATTTCTAACCATATCTAAGTGATCAATTATATCTTCATCCGTCTCGACCGTACCATACATCATTGTAGCCGTACTCATAATACCAAGTTGATGAGCCTGGCGATGAATATCTATCCATACATCTGAATCTATCTTTTTAGGTGCGATAATATCACGAACCTTATCACTTAAAATCTCAGCTCCCGCTCCAGGAATAGATGCAAGCCCTTTAGCCTTCAAACGCTCCAGTACTTCTGTAACACTTATGCGTGACACACGTGCTATAAAGTCTATCTCGATTGATGAAAAACCGTGTATTGTAATAGTTGGATATTTTTTATGAATATGATCAACAAGATCTTCATACCACTCTATCTTTAACTTTGGATGAACTCCTCCTTGAAAAAGGATCTGAGTTCCACCTATTTCTAAAAGTTCATCTATCTTTTTATCTATCTCTTCAAAAGTTAGTACATAAGCATCTTCATCTTTTTCATGTCTGTAAAATGCACAAAATTTACAATCTACCCAACATATGTTAGTATAGTTAATATTTCTGTCAACTACAAATGTAGTTACACCCTTTGGATGCAACTCTTTTTTACGTGCAGTTGCCATTTTGCCCAACTCTTTTAAGTCGGCATTTCTTATTAAATCTAATGCTTCTTCTTTAGTCAATCTTTTCAAACTATTTCCAACCTTCATTTCTAGGGTTTACCGGTTTTTTCTTTATAAATTTAACATAAATAAAATACGTAATAATTAACAAGATTAAAGCCAGAACTATAAGCTGTGCCCACGCTCCAATATCTAAAATCTTTGATAGTATATAACTATGCATATTTTTATCTATATTTACCTCACTCATTTGTGAAACATGAACCATAGCAGAAACTGCCAAATTCCCATTTGGTATACTTTTGTGGCATGATACACACATACCTTTACGATCAAGCTTATTCAACTGTTCTTGGTTTAAAACAGATGCTAATTTAAAGTTGCTTTGAATATCTGTCAGTTTTGTATGGTTTTGTTTTAGTGAACCAAGTCCCATCCCCATAGCTTTATTTGAAACATGACAACTCTCACATGTACGTGCTTTTTCCGAAACACTATGAGGTTGAGCTGTTAAACTCATTTTTTCTTTTTGTATAACAGGACTTATTCTGCCCTCTCCATTTTGAGCTAAAACAGGTTCCTCCCATCTTACAAACTTATTTTTATGTTCATCAATATAATACTGAGGAGCCCATTTAGTATGACATGCATAGCACTCTAAAGCGTCTGTATGTTTATCTACATTATCCATAGCCGCTAAAGCTTTACTTGAGAGCTCTTTTTCTTTTTTTAACAGTTTAAGCGGTTTTAATTCTATATCTTTTCCATTAGCCAAATGCACGATAACAGTATTATCTTTTTTTACTACATTTGTTAGTGGATTTGCACGGGCACTAAGAAGATATCCATCAGCTTCTTCAGCCACATAGCCCTGTTTTAAATATTTTGCAACTTCTTTAGCAACACCCCTGCCCTTAGAATCTGATACAGTTGTATTAAACTCATCTGAAAAACCAAGAGGCAGTTCCCAAGGATATTTTTTTGTTGTTCCGTGACAATCTTGACATTCGATCTCAACTGCTGCCAGATTCTCATTTGTTTTATAACCGCTTCCGTGAAGATCGTTTGAAGTATGGCAATCCTGACAGCTCATCCCTTTTTTAAAGTGGATATCTTCTTGCAGCTTTATATGGTGTTTAGATTTTATATCCATCAAGCCCTGATACGACATAGCTGTAAATTTCTTAGATTTATGACACTTAACACAAGACTCTATTGCTACGCCTGTATAGTTGTGATCAGCTACATCAACTCTTACCTCACGAGAACTTTGTATCTTATGAGTCAGAAGATGATAAGGGTTCTTTTTAGAGATTCTAACATCATCCCCTTTATAAAGCCCATCTTCTGCAAAAGGTATATGACAAACCGCACACCCTTTACCTTTTGAGTAAGAAGACTTCTTATGCTTATACGGTTTTTCTTTAAAAGCATTTGGCTCTTTTTGTGAAAGAGTTTGCATATATTTTATATACTTTTCACTACCAATAATAGCATGTGAATTTGTAGAGCTGTTTGTCTCGTTAGAATCAACTTTAATACTCATCATCATTGAGCTATACTGAGCATTTACTTGATTTTTATGACACATTCCACAAGTATTTTTGTTTATCGAAGGATCTGTAGGTGATGGGTAAAAATCTTTAGGTCCGTCGTTGTTTTTAAAATATTTTACAGTCCCTTTATGACCATACTCTTTACTTTTGTTATACGGGTTTCCACCATGGCAAACTATACAATCATTACCTTTGTGACCGGCTTTGTCTGCGATTTTCAAAATCTCTTTCATCATGTCGGAGTTTCGATCGCGGATATCTTCTATCCCTTTATGACACACTACACATTCGTTTTCACCAAATGCTAGTGTGCTAAAAAAAATAAATAAAAAAACCAGTTTTTTCATAAAACTTTACTTGTCTTTGCTAATCGCGTCAAGGACACCGTTTATAAATTTTGGAGACTGTTCTGTTCCAAATGCTTTAGTAATCTCAACTGCTTCATTAATAACAACAGCAGAATCAAGATCACCAAAAAGGATCTCATAACCAGCTAAACGAAGAGTAGCTCTCTCAATTGAGCCTAAACGTTCAAAATCCCAGTCTTTAAGATGTTTTATAATAGATTCATCGATCTTTGGCAGGTTCTGCATAACACCGTCATACAGACTTAATGCAAAGTCCTTTTGTTTATTACGGATCTTTTTCTCTTCAAGTATCTCCGAAGTATGCTCAGCAATGTTTCCATTACCTAGATCATAAGCATAAAGCAGTGAAACCACTGCCATTCTAGCATGATGTCTTGTAGCCATTACATATTCTCATATAAATCAAGTAGTTCAATAACAGTAGTCATAGCTTCAAAACCTTTGTTACCAGCTTTTGTACCTGCACGCTCAATAGCCTGCTCAATTGTATCAGTAGTTAAAAGCCCGAACGATACCGGTTTTTGGTATTTTAAACTAACTGATGCAATCCCCTTAGTAGCTTCAGCAGATACATAATCAAAGTGTGGAGTAGCACCACGGATAACTGCACCAAGTGCACAAACCGCATCATACTTACCAGATGCTAAAAGCTTCTCAACTACCATCGGTAATTCAAATGCACCAGGAGCTAAAACGTGAGTAAGATCAGAGTCTTCACCACCGTGACGAGCAAATGCATCAGCAGCACCCTCAACTAATCTGTCAACTATAAAGTGATTCCATCTTGTACTTACGATCGCTATTTTTTTACCGCCGTTAATTCTTAACTTACCTTCAATTAAATTCATTCTCTATATCTCCTGTATTTTTTTAATTTTTGTTATTAAGTTTTCCAACTCATCAAGTTTTATCATATTTGGTCCATCACTGAGTGCAATGCTTGGGTCAAAGTGTGTCTCAAAAAAGAAACCGTCAACTCCAACTGCAGCTGCACCCTTAGCAAGGTATGGAACCATTGAAGAATCACCACCAGTTTTACCGTTTGCAGCTGTAGGCATCTGAACAGAATGTGTAGCATCAAATATAACCGGTGCGAATTCTCTCATAATAACAAGATTACGCATATCTACTACCATGTTTCCGTATCCAAAAGAGTTTCCGCGCTCACAAAGATAAAGCCCGTGTTTTTTAGAGTTCTCATATGTAGCTTCGTTGCATCCACGAGTTTGAAGTATCTTTAGTGCAGGATAAACCATTGCATCTGCACTTAAAAATTGCCCTTTTTTGATATTTATCTTTTTATCTGTTTCTGCACATGCAACAAGAAGATCAGTTTGGCGACATAAAAACGCAGGGATTTGAAGCATATCAACAACTTCAGCAACCTGAGCTACCTGAGTAGATTCATGAACGTCAGTTACAACTTTATATCCAAAATCATCTTTTACTTTTTGTAATATTCTCAAACCTTCATCGATTCCAAGTCCGCGAAAAGACTCTAAAGATGTACGGTTGGCTTTATCAAAACTTGCTTTGAAATAGAAGTCGATCGCATCATCGTTATGGTATTTTTCCAACTCTTTTGCGATTTTAAAAATATTCTCTTCACTCTCAATTACACAAGGTCCACTAAGTAATATCATATATAACCTTTTAAAATAAAAAGTGATTATATCATAATGCTTTTAAATAAAAGTTACTTTAGTTATAATGACGCAAAAAAGATATTTGGTCCAATAATATGTACAAGATTAGTAAAGCATTTTTTGACGACTTTTTAGTAAGCTATCATTCATTTAATAATGATGAACTGCTTTTAAAGTTTCAATATAAAGTATTAAATACAATACTCGTTCTAATGGGGATTTTTACTTTTTTAATCGCTACACTGAGTGTCTTTGACATTATGCCGCTTGGTATGCAGCAAACTATTGCCAACTATACACTCTCAGCTGTTTCTGTAATACTAATAATTTTACTTCGAGGTACAAAATCACGTTATCTTTATATTGCGTATGCAATGTACTTTGGTGCATACCTAGACTTTATATGTACGCTGATCTGTGTTCCAAATGATGAGTTTCGTCTTATATGGTTTTACCTACTGGTATTTGCAGCATATATAACAGGTGGAGTGTTTACAGGTAATATTGTAGCCGGTGTATCTTTAGCAACTATTCTAATAGTCAATCACTTTTATGGTCTAAACCTATCAGACGTAGCTATAAGTACATTCACTCTAAGTTTTATTATGGCAAGTCTTTTTTTCAGGTCCTATACAAAAAAAATAACTAACTTTGAAAAAGAGCTTATAAGCCAAAGACAACTAATGATCAGTCAATCACGTTTTGCAGCAATGGGTGAGATGCTTAGTATGATAGCCCACCAATGGAGACAACCTCTATCTACTACGACTCTTTTAATAGCCCAAGAGAGACTGAAACTAATGATGAGTGAAGAAAAAAACAATGATCACATTGAGATCTTAGATAAAATATCTGACACCATGGTTTATCTCTCTGACACGGTAGATGATTTTCAAACTTTTTTCAAGCCTGAAAAACTAAAACAAGATATAGAAATAGATGAACTTATTGGACGTGTACAGCATTTTATTCAACCAAGACTATCTACAACAGAAGTAAAATTACATATAATGCAATGTAAGTGCGGTGGAATTAATACATATGCTAACGAGCTTGTACAATCAATAATCAACATCCTAAACAATGCTATAGATGTTTTAATTGAGAGACATATATATAAACCAACTATATCTATCAATTTTGAAACTTTAGATGATAAAATTATCATACATATAGAAGATAACGGCGGTGGAATTGAGAAAGAAATAATAAATAAAATATACGAGCCGTATTTCAGTACAAAATCAAAAAATGGAACTGGCCTTGGTCTTTATATGTCTAAAATGATTATTGATCAACATATAAAAGGTTTGTTAAGTGTTAAAAACACTAAAGATGGTGCTAGATTCAGCATTATGTTACCTAAAAAAACTATTTAGCCCTTGCGACCAGTATACCTGCCAGTACTACAAGAATAATTCCCGTAGTTACCGATAAACTAGGCAGTGCATCCCCAAGCATAACTCCGACCATAATTGAGAATAAAATATTTGTATAACTTACAGCACCGACAATTCCCGCTTTTGTTTCACTATAAGCCTTGGTCATGAGCAGTTGTGAAATGGTAGCGAGAACTCCCATCGCTATAACATATACCCAAACTACTCCGCTTGGCATTACAAATTCACCCAACATAAAATCCAAACTAGGCATATATACAAATTCAGAAACTGCAAATAAAATTAGCGGACCAACTGTACCTACTCCCATAAATGAAAGCACTATAGCACGTGTATCGTAATGTTTTTTAAGCTCACGTATTGAAGTATATGCAAGTGCTGCACCTATTCCGCTAAAAAGACCAAGTGCATCATACTTTGTAAAGCCTATATTTGTAGGTTCTGTTATAAAAACAATACCGATAAATCCAATAAAAATAGCAAACCATGCTTTTTTACTCAAATGTTCAGATAAAAAAAGCCAAGCAAAAATAGCAGTAAAAATAGGTGAAGTCTTAGACCATGTCATAGCATCTCCCAAAGGGATATGTGCTATATTATAAAAAAAACCAAGAAGTGCTAAAAAACCCATCATTCCACGAAATAAAAGTAAAAATGGCTTTCCACCTTCACTTTGAAGCGGGCTTTTATATATTGCATAAGCTATAATCGCTACACCAAAAACATTTCTAAAAAATACAACTTCTAATGATGGCATATGATCAGATGCAAGTTTTGCAAAAGCACCCATTATTGCAAATGTAAATGAGGCGATCAGCATATACTGAACACCTTTGTTTAGCTCTTTAATTCTTTTCATAAATCGAATTGTACTATAATAATATCTTCCAAGGAGTTTATTATGAAAGTTGTAGCTTCACTAAATGGCAGTATAACTTCTGAAAGCATGGCATTTTATGCACTTAAATATGCTCAAGCTCAGGACTTTACATTAGTATTATTTCATGTTGAAAATAGAAAAGATGATATAGAAGATGTTAAAGCAAGTATAGAACGTATATCAACGATTGCTGTATCTGAAAACATTAAAGTTGAAACAGTTATACTAAGTAAATTTTCCAAAAAAAATATAAAAAATTATTTGCTAGATATTAATGCTGATACGATCTTTTGCTCAACCAGAAAACATACAAAATTTATAAAAAATTCATTTAGTGAACTACTTATAAAAATGAACCTCAACATAGATATAGCCGTAGTTAGAATTGTGCACATAAACAATATTTTAGAATCAGGAAATATTTTTCTATCTATAAAAGAGGATAAACTATCTGTAAAAAAATTCACTTTTTTCTCAATACTTTCTTCAGCTTACAAAGCAAAAGGTGAGATATACTCTGTAACCAAAATATCTAAATTCAGACTTGCTGCAATCGGTATACATGAAACCAGAGAAAGACTCTCAGCCATAAACTACAACCTAAGGCACTACAAAAAACTATCAAACTTTATGCCATTTAGCCTAAATATAAAACATGACTTTACATTTAATGAGACACAAAGTATTTTAAGTCAAGTTGCAAAATCAGATGTCGATCTGCTCATTATAGGAGCCAGACGCCTATCTGTCAGAACATTATTTTCAAAAGAATTGCCAATAGAGAGACTTATGCGTGAGGCTTCAGTAAATACTATAGCCTACTACACAAAAGAGTAGTTGAAAATGAAATCTTTTCAATTGAATAAAACCGATCTATTAGATAAATACCATACATCCGAGAGTGGCTTAAGTGAAGCAGATGCTAAGCGCAGGTTGAATGATTTTGGAGCAAATGAGATTGGTACTAAAGAGAAAAAAAGCTACTTAAAAGAGTATCTAAAACAATATGTTCAGTTTTTTGCAATATTGCTTGAAGTTGCAGCCGTTTTAGCCTTTATTGCTGATAGTTTCGTTCCTAACGAAGGCAATGATATATTAGCATATGCGATAATCGCTGCCGTTATTATAAATGCAACTTTTACTTTTTGGCAGGAATACAAAGCCGACAAAGCTATGGAGGCCTTACTTAAACTTATGCCTACCATAGTCACAATTGTACGAGATGGAGAAAATAAAAGTATAGATGCTAAAGGTCTGGTTCCAGGTGACATAATTATCCTTGAAGAGGGAGACAAGGTTGCCGCAGATGCAGTTATATTAGAGTGTGAAGAGTTTTATATAAATACCTCAGCCCTAAACGGTGAATCAAGACCATCTAAACGTGAACAAAACTACGACAATAAAACTACTAGATCTTTGGATGCCAAAAACATGGTGTATGCAGGGACTTCCGTTGTCTCTGGTAATGGTGTAGCTGTGGTTGTCTCAACAGGTGATTCTACAGAGTTTGGGAAAATTGCTACTCTAACTACAAATATACAAAAAACTCTAACCCCTATGCAAAAAGAGGTTATACACATCACCCATATACTCACACTGATCGCTCTAGCAATGGGTTGTGTATTTTTTGTACTTGGTATGTTTTCTAATCAGAGCTTTTTAATAGCTGCTATTTTTGCCCTTTCACTTATCGTTGCCAATGTACCCGAGGGTCTTCTTCCTACAATTACACTCTCTCTATCACTTGCAAGCCAGCGCATGGCAAAACGAAACGCACTTATAAAAAACCTCGATTCTGTTCAGACTTTGGGGAGTGTAACCATAATATGTACAGATAAAACGGGTACGCTTACACAAAATGAGATGAGTTTAAAAAATATCCTTTTGAGCTCAGGCGAGAATATATCTGTAAGTGGTGAGGGGTATATATCTCAGGGTGAATTTAGCTCACAAGAGTCTAATCAAACTACAGATCAACGTTTGGATGAGCTTTTAATTGCAGGCAGGCTAAACTCTCGTGCAACAATTGAAGGTAATGAAGTTTTTGGAGATCCAACAGAGTTAGCAATTGTAAGTGCAGCAAATAAAAGAAAACTTGATATAAGTGGCTTTACAAAAACACAGGAGATTCCTTTTAGCTCTGAGAGGAAGATGATGTCTTCGATCTATGAAAACTCTTCTGGGCAAACAATTTACTCAAAGGGTGCGGTTGAAGTTATATTTGAAAAGTCTGATAAATATATAGATAAAAATGGAGAGATCAAAAATTTTGACGAAAATACAAAAAAAGAGATGCTTCGCGGTGCTGAAGATTACGAAAATCAAGCCTTTAGAGTACTCGCTATTGCCAAAGGTTTAGATTCTAAAGAGGAAGGTTTAATATTTTTAGGTCTTGTCGCAATTATGGATATGCCAAGAGCTGAAGTGAAAGATGCAATAGCACGGTGTAGCTCTGCAGGTATACGTACCATGATGATCACAGGTGATAATGACAGGACAGCTCAGGCAATAGCCAAAAAAATAGGTCTACCTTATGACAGTGTATTAACTGGAAAAGAGCTTGCTGAGTTAGATGAAGAGGAGTTGGAGATTTCTCTCAAAGAGAACAATATACTCTTTGCAAGAATGACAAGTTTTCAAAAACTTCGAATTGCACAAGCATTGCAAAAAAATGGTGACGTTGTTGCAATGACTGGTGATGGTGTAAATGATGCACCTGCACTAAAACGTGCAGATATTGGTATAGCTATGGGAGCAGGTGGTACAGATGTAGCAAAGGAATCTGCGGATATGATCCTTTTGGATAACAACTTCAAATCTATTGTCTCAGCTATTGAGGAAGGAAGGACTGTATATTTTAATATTAAAAAATTCGTAACATACATCTTATCTTCAAATGTTCCTGAGATTGTTCCATATATACTGCAGTTCTTTTTTAAGATCCCTCTACCGCTCTCAGTAATACAAATATTATCAATAGATCTTGGTTCAGATATGCTTCCCGGTCTTGCACTTGGAAGTGAAAAGCCGGAAAAAAATATTATGAAGCGCCCGCCAATTAGATCAGATGAAAAGATATTGGACTGGGAAGTTTTTAAACGTGGTTACTTCTTTATAGGTGTTATTGAAGCGACTGCCGCAATGGTGGCTTTTATCAGTTTCTTGCTTCTTCACGGCTGGGAATACGGCACAGTTAATCTGAATGATCCTGTACTTCATTCCCAAGCTATGACTATGACACTTCTCGGTGCTATTAGTTGTCAGCTGGTAAATGTGTGGACTATGCGAAGTTGGGAATTCTCAGCGTGGAGTATAGGTTTTACAACTAATAAACTGCTTATAGGTGCAATGGTATTGGAGTTTTTTTGGATCTGGATGCTTCTAGGGTTAGAGAGTGTTCAAAAGATATTTCACACGGCATATATACCGCTTAGCGAGCTGTGGATACTACTGCCTTTTCCAATAATACTTTTTGTATCTCACGAGTACTATAAATACAGAAAAAGAAAAAATATTAAGCAGTAGTTTGTCGTTAAATTTTTTCATATATACTTCTAGAAAAATATATAAGGTGTATTATGGGTAATATAATCGTACTAGCTATCTTAGGGGCTGTTTTTTACTACATTTTTAAATCATATTCTAGATATACGGCTTATTCTCAAGAAGCTTTTAAAAATTTCTCTGTTTCATATGAATCAATCAAACAAAGTGACCTTGGTCTTTTTGTGGCACTTGTTGCAAAGGTAGCCAAGGCTGATGGTAAAGTTGATTCACTTGAAGCTGAACTGGTAGGAATAATGTTTGATGATATATCTTCGGTTTTTCCTGAACCTGAAAAAACTAGAGACATACTAAAGCGTATATTCTCAGAAGAGAAAGACAAACTTAATGATCTTGAAGATATAGCTTATAAACTTGGTCAGGCTATAAAGAGAGATCGTGCAAAACAGCATCAATTTATGGGCTTTTTAATCCAGCTCGCATTTGTAGACGGT
This window contains:
- a CDS encoding universal stress protein, which gives rise to MKVVASLNGSITSESMAFYALKYAQAQDFTLVLFHVENRKDDIEDVKASIERISTIAVSENIKVETVILSKFSKKNIKNYLLDINADTIFCSTRKHTKFIKNSFSELLIKMNLNIDIAVVRIVHINNILESGNIFLSIKEDKLSVKKFTFFSILSSAYKAKGEIYSVTKISKFRLAAIGIHETRERLSAINYNLRHYKKLSNFMPFSLNIKHDFTFNETQSILSQVAKSDVDLLIIGARRLSVRTLFSKELPIERLMREASVNTIAYYTKE
- a CDS encoding cation-translocating P-type ATPase; the protein is MKSFQLNKTDLLDKYHTSESGLSEADAKRRLNDFGANEIGTKEKKSYLKEYLKQYVQFFAILLEVAAVLAFIADSFVPNEGNDILAYAIIAAVIINATFTFWQEYKADKAMEALLKLMPTIVTIVRDGENKSIDAKGLVPGDIIILEEGDKVAADAVILECEEFYINTSALNGESRPSKREQNYDNKTTRSLDAKNMVYAGTSVVSGNGVAVVVSTGDSTEFGKIATLTTNIQKTLTPMQKEVIHITHILTLIALAMGCVFFVLGMFSNQSFLIAAIFALSLIVANVPEGLLPTITLSLSLASQRMAKRNALIKNLDSVQTLGSVTIICTDKTGTLTQNEMSLKNILLSSGENISVSGEGYISQGEFSSQESNQTTDQRLDELLIAGRLNSRATIEGNEVFGDPTELAIVSAANKRKLDISGFTKTQEIPFSSERKMMSSIYENSSGQTIYSKGAVEVIFEKSDKYIDKNGEIKNFDENTKKEMLRGAEDYENQAFRVLAIAKGLDSKEEGLIFLGLVAIMDMPRAEVKDAIARCSSAGIRTMMITGDNDRTAQAIAKKIGLPYDSVLTGKELAELDEEELEISLKENNILFARMTSFQKLRIAQALQKNGDVVAMTGDGVNDAPALKRADIGIAMGAGGTDVAKESADMILLDNNFKSIVSAIEEGRTVYFNIKKFVTYILSSNVPEIVPYILQFFFKIPLPLSVIQILSIDLGSDMLPGLALGSEKPEKNIMKRPPIRSDEKILDWEVFKRGYFFIGVIEATAAMVAFISFLLLHGWEYGTVNLNDPVLHSQAMTMTLLGAISCQLVNVWTMRSWEFSAWSIGFTTNKLLIGAMVLEFFWIWMLLGLESVQKIFHTAYIPLSELWILLPFPIILFVSHEYYKYRKRKNIKQ
- a CDS encoding DnaJ domain-containing protein; amino-acid sequence: MGNIIVLAILGAVFYYIFKSYSRYTAYSQEAFKNFSVSYESIKQSDLGLFVALVAKVAKADGKVDSLEAELVGIMFDDISSVFPEPEKTRDILKRIFSEEKDKLNDLEDIAYKLGQAIKRDRAKQHQFMGFLIQLAFVDGEVSKNEDAVLQTIAQALEFDPNSYHAIFDQFEQMIKNLHPKENIEDAYKILGVNESDDMATIKKAYRKLIREYHPDIIKSQGKGDEYMKEATEKTQEINQAYELIKSKRK